The genomic window TCCGGTGCGCCCGGCTGATAGGGCAAGGCCGCTGGAAACAGGCCGCGGCGAATGCCGACGAGGCCCATCAGCGCATCGTCGCGCACGTCGTCACGTGCATCGGCCATTACCTCGGCAAGCGCACGGTCGATCCGCGCCAGCAACTCGGGCGGCATGTCGCCGCCGTCATACTTTCGGAAGTCTCGCGCCAGTTCGTCGAGCATCGCATCCATCGCGTGCAACGCCTGTGGCGGCAGACCGTGGCGGGCGCGGCGCAGGTCCACGATGTTGAGGCCGACGCGCAGTTCGCGCAATCCATCGTCGGTGTACATCCCGCTGTCAGGCAACGCTGCAAGCCGTGGCGCCAACAACCCCATGCGGTTGATCATCAGCCCGGCAAAGGCGGCGCGGTCGCGGTTGCCGCGCTGTTCGGCGGCGAGCGCCACCGCTGTCCAGCTCTGGCGCATCAATCGGCGGATGCTCCATTCCGCGCCGACTGAACGCGCCAGCAGGATGGTGACGGTCGCGATGGAAGTTCCGACGAGGAAGGCGATGCTTGAATTTGCAAAGCTCGCGAAATCGGCGTCATAGGTCGATTGCAGCGCCATCACGCTTGCGGTGTTCACGGCTAGCAGCATCCCGATCAAGAGTGTCGGCGGGCGTGCAGCCAGAACGCCGAACAGCAGGAACGGCGGCGCGAGCGCCAGGATCAGCATCTCGACCTTGGTAATACCGGGCAGGATGGCGAACAGATAAATCGCGGCAACGACGATGGCGACCGCCGACCATTTGGCAAAACCACGGATGCCGACGGCGGGGTCATCTTGTGTGGCGAAGAACGAACATGCCACCGCCGCCATCATCGGTGCGGAGGCACCGTCGACCCAGCCGCTCGCGATCCAGAACGCGCAGCATATGGAAATGGCCAGCACGGCGCCTGCGGCTGACCACAGCGCCATGCCGTGGTCGATGTGTCTTACCGCGGCAGCGCCGCCTTCGGGACGAAACGCCAGCTCCTCATTGGGAGCGCGGCCATTCGCGATCGCCTGATTGAGAACTCTGCAATCGTGGGAAATGTCTACCAGCTCACGCAATCTGAGGAGCAGGTTCGCAATGATGATTTCGTCCCACGATGAGTTGGTATTCAGCGCCGGTTGCTGAGCGGCAATGGCAGCGTGCAGTTGGTCGGGCGGCTCGCGGTCGCTGGCGCCGAGCCAGCGGGCGAGATCATCCATAAGGGTCATCAATTGCGGGTGGGTCGTTCGAACGTCAGTGCCGAGTGCCTCAATGCGGTCGCCGATCGAGGCGAGCAGCGGCAGCAGCATGAGCATGCGCAGCCGCAGCGCGCGCATGCAGCGCACGACGGCGGAATCGACGGTCGGGTCGTAGGCAAGCTGATCCGACAGCGTGTCGATCTCGACGGCGTCGGCGGCAAGTTGCAGCCGCTGTTCGCGTGTTGTCCGCTCGGCGTCTTTCTCGGAGTCTTGGCCGGCGAGCACGCTCTGGCTGAGTTGTTGAGCTTTCCTGAGCCAGCTGTCGACCCGGGATGAGAGGGCTGCGCCGACGCTGTTCGGCAGCACGATGGTGGAGACGAGGCTGGCGCAAACGATGCCGAGAATGATCTCCTCGCTGCGCGCCACCGCGACATCGAAAATCGAGCCCGGGTCCGACACTGAAGGAAAGCCGATCAGTGCGGCGGTGTAGCCCGCCAGCATGAAGACGTAGCTGCGCGGTGTGCGATCGAGCAGCGAAAGATAGAGGCAAAGCCCGACCCACAGCGCAATGGCAAGGCTCAGCAATTCCGGCGCGTTGACGAAATTGGGCACCAGCACCACGGTAGCAGCCGCGCCGATCAACGTGCCCATGCAACGGAAAAGTGCCTTCGAGCGCGTCGCGCCGGCCAGCGGCTGCGAAGCGATATATACGGTTGCAAACGCCCAATAAGGCTTCGGCAGATCCGCCCACAGCGCGATCAGCAGCGCCATGACGGCAGCCGCGAAGGTCTTCAGCGAGAAGATGATGTCAGCGTGACGAACCAGAAATGGTGGACGAACGGACATCATGATCACACATCCATGGCCTCGGCCATCTCCAGCGAACGGAGTGCGGTATCTTCGATCCTGCGCAGCACGTCGAAAGTGATTGCCAGTTCGTCGACGGAGATGCCTCTGTAAAGTTCCGTGCGAACCTTGCGCAGCACTTTCTGGATTTCGTCGACCTTGGCTTCGCCGCGCGGCGTGATCTGAAGCATCTTGGCGCGACGATCCGAGGGATCTTCCTGACGCTCCACCAGTCCTTCGGCGGCGAGCAGGTCGATTATGCGGACGAGAGAGGGTCCTTCAATGCCAATTTCTTCGGCCAGCTCGCCCTGGCGGACCCGCTTACCGATGCGCGACAGGATACGGAGCGGATGCGCGGTCGCTTCCGACATGCCGTGTTCTGCCAGCGCCTGGTCGGCCTTGCGGCGCCAGATACGCGCCAGCCGCAGGACCAGGAGGCCGAGTTCCGACTGGACATTGGATTGTGGGGGAGCCATGCCAATTAGATAGTGTCCTATCTATTAGGCTGCAAATTATTTTGGCCAAAACCATTCACGTTGCAGTGAAGGGCGCGGTTGTCGGGAACGTGCGTTTAGAGGGTCTCGACCGGAGTGGCCTATCGGTCCGCGTGAAGAAAGCGCGTCAAGGGGGACTAGCTAAAGCTTGGACAACTTCAGCTTCCCCGACGAGGACCGGATGAACAACCTCTCAGAACTAGAATGCGCGGACGATGTGCAGGGCTGCAACCAACGCGCCGACCGAGAGCACCACGGAGGCGATCATGTAGGCCACTGCGGAGAAGCTTTCGCCGCGCTCCACCAGATACCAGGCATCGAGCGAGAAGGTGGAGAACGTGGTGTAGCCGCCGCAGACGCCGATAAGGAGGAAGATGCGCGCCGCCTGTGGCAGATCCCATTTGGTGGCGAACAGGCCGACCAAAGTGCCGATAAGGAACGAGCCCGTGACGTTGATGATCAGCGTGCCCCAGGGGAAATCGCTGCCGAACAGTTTACCGGACCCGATGCTGACCAGATAGCGCAGCACCGAACCGGTCGCGCCGCCAGCGGCCACGGCCAGAATGAAGAGGGGGTTCATATGCTCATGCTCCTACGCGCGCTCTCACGCGTGTTGTAGGAGTCATCAGCCACCATGGCGGTTCTCGGGGGGACCCCATCCCCATCGCGATATAATGTATCTCATGTCTATACCCGCCGCCGGGTTGCGGTTCAAGGCCGGCATGCCCTGCCCAGATGGCTGAACCGCCCCATCAGGTTCCATCCTGAATGCATGCTTGTTGAGAGGCATTCTCGCTCCGGTTCCCGACGCACTGGAAAGTTCCATCGTGTTCCGATGCCGCACCCACCGCGCTACCTCTCGACAGAAGGGAACTTGCGCGACATCCTGAGCGAATTGCGGATCAGGATTATTTGAAATGTTTGGACCTTTCAGATTGCACTCCGAACTCGGGGGAGCGGTGATTGTGAATCCGAGCGAGGCCGCGATGTTCATTCAGCGGCTGAACCCGGTCGACAAAGGCAAGCCGCATTGGCGGCTCGCCATGAGCATGATCGAGACGGCGGCGTGTTCAGAGGAGCAGGAGCAGAGGGCCGCAAGCGCCTTCGCGAAAGCACTCAGAACCGAGATGTGGCTCGAGGATTGATCTCACCAGCTGCCGAAGAAGTTGGGGAAGAACGACGGTTGCGCCCACGCCGTCTGGCGCTGCGCGTACCGTTGCCGCGGATATTCGTGGCGCGCGATCTTGCGCGGCTTTGGCTTAGACTTTGAGGCGGCGGGCTTCGGCGATGTGTCAATCTGAGCCATCGCCTCGACGCGTGCATCCTTCGTGGCGCTCGCATCAGTCCTCTCAACCGGCTTGGTCTCGGCGAGTTGAGTTGGCGGCGGCACGATGGTGGGCTGGCTGGTGTCGTAAATGATCGGGTCTTCCGCGACCCGGTTCGACGTGATGCGGATGGTGGTGTGATCGAATCCCGGTGCGTTCGCCTGCATTGGGGCTTCTGGTTTCGGAGCATAGGCATCGATCACGAAGAACATCGCGATCAGCGCCGCTCCGACGTAAAGAAAGTAACGGAAGACAGGCATTTCACACCGGACAAACGCAAAAAACGCTAGCAACACTGATGAAGCGGAGAAGTTTCGGACATACGAACACGCCGCAGGTATTCAAGCTCTCTCACAAAGTTTTGTTCCTCTTGGTTAAGCGGCGCACCGTTCACTGCCGCGTGAAGGCGAGCGTGCACGACGGCTCTTAATACTTTAGACGCGCGACGCGCAGGCGAGGTTCAATTGTGGCGACGAAAACGCGTGCGTGACGTGGAGGAGCGTGCGCTCGCTCACGCTTCGTTACAGCGATGCGACAAAAACTGCCTGTGTTTGAGGCGTCGCCACATGCATGGTCAAACGATGGGCAGGTCAGGAAGTCGTCACAACCATTAAATCGAGAGATTTTCGGAACGTCGAAAACAGGCGCGCGTTCGCGCCTCATGGACCGATCAATCAACACCCTACTCAGCTCCGAAGTATGGGCCGCATTAGCCGGACATCCTTACTATGCGCCTCTGGTTGAACTCGCCCGCCGCCTAAGACGTGGGGGAGAGCCGACAGACATAGAAAAAGTCGCTCTCGCACTCGCAGGCACACAGGGAAATGCGACAATGTACCTACAGCCAAACGGGCCAACCGCAGAAGACACTCTGCAAGAGATACTGCGCATTCTCGATCATCAGGTCGTAGTGCAAGCGGAATTCTTGCTGCTGCATCGCTTGCTGCGCCAGCGGCTCGTCGGTGACGATTCATCTCGGGGGAAGATCACCCCCTATGGGGTGTGATGCCGATGACCGGCATCACACCATATCTCAATGATCACTTCCCGATGAAGCGCCTTCTTAATGCACAGGTTTGGGCCGTGCATCAGCCCGGTCGTGCGTGCCGAACCGTTCGACCATCGTCGCGCTGGCCTGATTGAGACCAATCACTTCGACATGGGCGTCGTGAGGCCAACCTTCGGATCAACACCTGCGACGATGGCAAAGCCGATGGCTTCCGGAATGAGCGCCAGGGCGACAAGAATGCCTGAGAGGATTTCGGTGGGAACGTTCGTCAGCCACTCCCGGCGGACGGTTTGCAGGACTTTCATCTGTTAGAGACCAAACATGATCAGCGCAGCGCCGGGCAGGTGCCCGGTCGGCGGAAATGTCGACAGATTTTCTTGCGATACGCTGAGGGTTTCCGGGGGATAGGCGCCCGGCCGAGCCACCCGAAAAATCGGGTCCGACGAAGGGCCCTTCATAGCATGCTGCGTCGCGGCATCAAGACTTTAGCAGCGGCTCATGTGAGCAATCCCGATTTTTGATCGCTGTGCCACGCCGCTTCATTTGCGCACACAACGTCTTCGTTCATTTGTCATCATCGCTTCACAAGGAGCGGCCCGCGTGTTTGGCGCGCTTTGTAAGCATTCCATTCATTCGATGTTTGCGAACGCATCAACACGCGTGAGCGTGAGCCTGCCCCGCCGTTGCGCGGGTTGCGCATCGGGAGAGGCGCGGTAACATCATTATCTCTCGTGGACTGCTGCAGCCTCCCTGGAGGGTCATATGGTGTCCATGCTTCCCCGCCGGCCCGGTTCGGCGGGCATTACTGCTGCGCTGATTTTTTTCGCACTCGTTGTTGCAGTGCGTGTGGCGCAAGCCCAGCAAGCTTCTCCGCAAATTCAGCAGGCTGGCGCGGCAGTTACGCTGTTCAACAATGTCAGGGTGTTCGACGGCACGGGCACGGCATTATCCGAACCAACCAACGTGCTGGTGCGCGGCAACCTGATCGAGAAAATTTCAAATTCGCCGATCCCGACGGAGCGCAGCGCGACCACGACGATCATCGACGGCGGCGGGCGCACGCTGATGCCGGGGCTGATCGACGCGCACTGGCACGCGATGTTGATCAGGCTCAATCCGGCGCAGGCAATCGTTGGCGATGTCGGATTCAGCAATCTGGCGGCGGGCGCGGAAGCCACCGACACCTTGATGCGTGGTTTCACCACCGTGCGTGATGTGGGCGGGCCGGTGTTCGGTCTCAAGCAAGCCATCGATGCGGGCGTCATCAAAGGCCCGCGCATCTATCCGTCCGGCGCGATGATCACCGTCACCAGCGGCCACGGCGATTTCCGCCAGATGTCCGATCTGCCGCGCAAACTCGGCACGCTGACCCGCATGGAGCAGATCGGCGGCAGCATGGTTGCGGACAGCCCGGATGAAGTGCGCGTGCGCGTGCGCGAACAACTCATGCAAGGCGCCTCGCAGATCAAGCTGACGGCAGGAGGCGGTGTGTCATCACCGCACAGTCCGCTCGACGTCACCACTTTCACCGAGGCTGAACTGCGCGCCGCGGTGGAAGCCGCCAGTAACTGGGGGACTTACGTCACAACACACGCGTTTACGCCGGAGGCGATCCGGCGGTCGGTGGCCGCGGGCGTGAAGTGCATCGAGCACGGCTTTCTGATGGATGAGGCAAGTGCGAAGCTTCTCGCGGAGAAAGACATCTGGCTCAGCCTGCAGCCGATCGCCGAGGAAATGGTGAACAACTTCCCTGAGGGCTCGGTTCAGCGCGTCAAGGCGGGCGTAGTGTTCCAAGGTATCGACAGGACGTATCAATTCGCGAAGAAGTACAAGCTGAAGACCGCGTTCGGCACCGACATCCTGTTTTCACCGGCGCTGGCGCAGCGGCAGGGCGAACTGCTCGCCATGCTGGTGAAATGGTACACGCCAGCCGAGGTGCTCGCCATGGCCACCGGCGCCAACGCGCAATTGCTGGCGATGTCGGGCGAGCGCAATCCCTATCCCGGCAAGCTCGGCGTGGTGCAGGAGGGGGCGCTGGCGGACCTGTTGCTGGTGGACGGCAATCCGCTGGAGAACATCAAGCTGATTGCCGACCCCGCCAAGGCCTTCAAGGTCATCATGAAGGACGGCACGATCTACAAGAACACGCTGACGCAGTGAGGGCGGCACCCTGAAGACAGCGGCGGCACGATCGGGGCCTGCCGGGAAGCTGCGCCGCCAGGCGAACGGCCGTCCAATTGTCCCAACAAATTGATGCAATTCGCCCCGCTGCCTCGAACTTGATGTTGAAACCCTGCGACCAATGGGACGTGCGGGTACGAAGGGACTTGCGCTTTGTCACGGAATGCGATGGATGTCCCGCTGGGGAATTGGGAAAATGAGTTGTTCAGTTCGAATGGAGGCCCGCAACCGGGGCTTCGTTCGTAAATCGTTGATGGTGCTCCTTTGGATTATCTGCGCGTTCGCGCTGTTTTGGATTTTGCAGGCCGCTGACTAGTGTGGTGGTTCAGAAGTTCTGAACCTGAATCACAGTAGAATCATAGGCTTGCTAAAGCATGATCCGGAAAAGTGTGCAGCGGTTTTCCGAAAAGATCATGCTCAAACAATAACCTAAAGCGCGATGATGATTCATCCTGATCTCATCGCGCTTTAGTGTCCCTTTGATTCCGAAGTTCGCGTCCGAGCAAGTCGCAAGCCTGTGCGAATTCTACCGCCAGGCCGCCGCGCGACATCGTTTGCCGTGCGTGAGCCGCGCCAAGGTTCATTTCTGTTTTTGATGAAGGCATTGCCGATGACCGTTCAGCCTCTCGTGCCGTGGGTGAGATGGACACGGACGGGCGTTATCGGGATCGGCCTCGGCTGGGTGCCTTGCCTCTTCCTCTGGCATCGGTTCATTGAGCATAGCGAAGTCATACGGGCGGGACTCATCGTTGCGCTTTTTGCCTGGTCGATGATTTTCCCGTGGCTTTTGCTTCTCAGCCTGCTGTTGCCCACGCATAAGTTGCGCATCGTCGGCATGCCAGTGGTTTTTCTAGTGTGGTATTTGACTGCGACGTCGCCGCAGCCTTTCGGCAACCTGACGCCGGAGTCTGCGCCGTGGCTTGCGTTGTGGTTGACCACCTGCGTTGCCGTCACGCTTCTCGTTCCACAATTCACGACGATCGCTGCATTTGTCATCTTTGTCGCGAAGGACCTGAGAAAGAGATGGATGCGACGGTGAGTAGTGGAGCGGATTTGATGTTCGCTACGCTGCTTGCCGCGAATTCGTGATGCGAACGTCAAATCCCAGAGCTCCACTAGTGTGGTGGTTCAGAAGTTCGCTTCATTCTCTCGGCGAGTCCTGTAAGCGAACTTCTGAACCAAAACCACACTAGATCAATAACTTGCTAGTGTCCTTCGATTCCGAAGTTCGCAAACGAAGGTGCAGCGGAATAATGCGAACTTCGGAATCGGGACACTAGAATCTATATTTGCTAGTGGTCCTTCAATTCTAACGTTCGCAAGAGTGCCCGCCGAGACGGATGCGAACGTGAGAATTGGACCACTAGGCCGTGCAAATTAGTCACACCCGCGAAATTTGTGGGGAAATTCATGAGTTTGCCCATCATCTGCCGCATCATGGCGGCATCAATGTCCGCACGACTTCATTAGGGCGTTGGGGAGAGCGTTGTGCTCCGCTCATGAAGGAGAGCCGCTATGCCAGCATACAGTCAGCATTACCAGCATCACGCAAGCCATGCGCCGATGATGGTGTGTCCAAGCTGCAACCGCCTGCCGATGCAGATCAGGAACGTCGAGCCACACTGGAACGTCGCGAAGCTCGACGTGATCTTCGAGTGCCCGGAGTGTTGTACCGAAGTGCGCGAGACTGTGACAAAACAATAACAGGCGGACTTACGCTTCGCCGGGGGCGATGCCGACGCCATAATAATCGGCGCGGCCGGCCGACCTGAATTTTCGCGTCAGTTCACCGGCGCGCTGGAACGCTTTCGTCGTATCGCTGGCGTTGAGCGCCACGGTGGTGGTGATGTCCGTGAGGCTTCCACCGGCGGACGCCGCGAGCACTGCGGAAATCATCGACGGTTCGTCCGGCGCTTCGGCGATGATCAACCAGTCGTAATGCCCCAGAGTGAGATACCAGCCGATCAGCCGGCCACCGGCGGCGGCGAATAATTCCGCGACCGCTTCCGAGCGGTCTTCAGGCTTCGCGGACATGCCGCGGATGGCGGCGGACGTGTAACGGCCTTGCGAGATATAGATCGTCATGCGGATCTCCTCTGTGTTCGCGTGGTCCCTTACGTTTGGCCATTGGCCTCTTCACTTCCAACATGGCGTGTCGCGCTTTAAGCTCAAGGCGTGTTTAAGAGCGCTCGCGTGAGTTCACTGATTGCTGATCCCGCCATGGGTGGAGTTCAACCATGTGGACTGTCTTTCGGCATCGGTCGATTCAATTCGCTGTCACACTTCTTGTTGCGGGCTGCGTGATTGCGTCATCCGCCGCGTCGCAAGAGAGGATATCGCGCGACATGCGGGCGGCGATCACGGTCCGCGCGCCCGATGCGTTCTACGATCCGCCAATGGAACGCCCCGGCAAGCCGGGTGAACTGCTGCGCAGCGAGCCGCTGAAAGACGTGACCTTGCCGCAGGCCTTGCGCGGCTGGCGCATTCTCTACACGACGACGATTGACGACCAGACGCCCGCAACCGCTGTGGCGACCGTGTTCGCGCCGATGAATATGCCGGCTGGTCTGCGTCCTGTGATCATGTGGGAGCACGGCACGACGGGCTTGCTGCAAAAGTGCATGCCGTCGCTGATGTCAGCGCCAGCGATGGGCATTCCCGCGCTCGATCATGCCGCGCGCGCCGGATGGGTGATCGTCGCGACCGACTATGCATTCGCGGAAAAGGGCGGTCCGCATCCTTACATGATCGGTGAAGGCGAAGCGCGTTCGGGGCTCGACTCCGTTCGCGCGGCGCGGCAGATGCAAGAACTTAACTTAGATGCGCGCACGGTGGTGTGGGGCCACTCGCAAGGCGGGCATGCGGCGCTGTGGACCGGCATTGTCGGCCCGCGTTACGCGCCCGATGTGGAGATCGCAGGCATTGCTGCCATCGCGCCACCGGGCAACATGATCGAGCTGTTGAGGATGAACCTGCCGGTCGACAAGCGGCTCGGGCCTTATCTGGCGGCGGCCTACAGCCGCTTCTATCCGGACATCATGTTTGATGACGCGATACTCCCCGACGCGCGTGCGGCGGCGCGGGAGATGGCCGGCCTTTGCGGCGTCCTGCCGCTGGATGACCCGCAGCGGATCGCGGCGCTTGCCGGAACATTCGACGGTCGCGCGCTGGCCATCAGGATCAATGCGGCGCTGGACGCACGGCTGGCGCAGAATACCGCAAAAGATCCGATCGCCGCGCCGCTCGTGATCGCGCAAGGCCTGTCGGATGTGGTGGTGCTGCCGGATGCGACGAAGACTTATGTCGATCAGCGCTGCATGGCCGGACAGCGGCTCGACTACTGGACGTTCATGGGCATGGATCACGGCACGATCGTCGAGCCCGGCTCGCCGCTGGAAGCGCCGCTGATTGCATGGACCATTGCGCGCTTTGCCGACGATACGCAGCTTCCGGGTTGCGAGCGCAAGGCGTTTTAACTAGCGGCTTTCTGTCCGCGCTCATGCGGGCGCGATGTTATGGTTCACACGGAATAGATTGAGTGGATCGTACCGTTTCTTGATTGCCATGAGCCGGTCGTAGCGCTCCGCACCGTAGATCGCGCGCAGCTCTTGCGGCGTGGCGCCTTGCTGTTCGCCGAGCAGGTTCGGCATCGCCTCTTGCTGTGCCCATAGTGCCACCGCGTTGGTCAGAGCAATGAGTTGCTTTTCGAAGACCGGAGCGGAATCAGGATGGCCGCCACCGACGCCGTACAGTGACCAGCGCGCGCATCGCGCGGGGACGGCGTCCGGCACAGCGGGTGCACGTTCCAGCGCGCCGCCGAGGAGCCGTAGTTCGACGAAGCGAAGGTCGGTGCGTGCGTCGGGACCGAGCACAGCGAGCAGGGCATCGGCGGCCTGACGCGGAAAGGAGCGCAGCATCGCCGAACGCCCGACCCACGGCACAGGCGTAGGTGGCTCCATGAATATCGAGCCCATGTCGCGGTATGGCATCTCTGCGATGGTGTCGCGCAACGCCGGTGCGATTGCGCGCATCGGAGCGAGAACGCCGTCCGCTTCCTCGCGCGAACGCAGCGAGGAAAAACGCACGTGCATGACGAACCGTGCTCTCAACAACTCCGGCATCTCGGGACGCGGCGGCAGGCGCAGAAAGGCGATGGACGAACTCATCTCCGTCGGCAGGTTGACCACCCATTCCCGCCAGCAGTGCAGCACTTGTCCCGCGTGTTCGCCGGCAAAGAACAGACCGCCGCCGTAGAAGCGCCTGATCGGAAACAGCGTGAACTCGAGCGCGGTGACCACGCCGAAATTGCTCTTGCCGCCGCGCAGCGCCCAGAACAGATCCGGCTCCGAGGACGCCGTGACTTGGCGCAACTCGCCGTCGGCAGTCACGATCTCGATCGCCTGGATGTGATCGGAGGCATAACCATGGGTGCGGCCAAGAATGGGGCTTGCTCCGCCGCCGAGGTGATAGCCGATCACGCCCACGGTCGGCGAGGTGCCACTGACCGGCGCGAGCCCGTATTTGTCAGCTTCGTTGAGAACTTGGCTCCAGCGGACGCCGCCTTTGACGCGCGCAAGGTTTCGTGTGGGATCGATCTGCACCGCGTTCATCCGCGACATGTTGATCAGCACCGCACCTTTGGCGGCGCACACCATCTGATGTCCCGTCGCGAGCACTGCGATCGGCAACTCACGTCCGGCCGCGAAGCGCACCGCGGCCTGCACGTCCGCCGGGTTGATCGCGCCGACGGCAACGGCCGGATGTAAGGGAGTCATCAAATTGAAGGTGGCGCATTCGGTTTGGAAGTCGGCGTCGTCGGGCATCAGGACCGGACCGGCGACACGTTTCATGAGAGCGGCAGTTTCGGCGTGACTCAGCACAGCCGCATCGAACACGTTCATTCAATTTAACCCTGCAAAATGGGGATGGTCGGGATGCGCGCTGACTTTCGACGCGCCAGATCACATCGTTTCAGAGAGCTTGCTTGCAGGATGCCCGGCGTCGCGAACAACTGTCACGACAGTCCCCATTGCGCACGCTCTGATTAGCTCTTGTAAGAGAAATAGATGCGCACGGTCCAATCAAACGGGTGTGAATCTCATGTCATCGCAAGTGATGATCATTTCGCAAGGCGTGATGAGACGCGCGTCCCGCTTTCGTGCGCAAGACATTAGTGTGTAAGCATTGATGTGTAAGACAGATGAAAAGCCGGACGTATGCGTAAGTTCGAGAGCTTCCATCAATGGCGTTGTAGGCGCATTCAATCCTTGGCGCTGTCGGCTTTTGATCGCTTAAGCGCGGATGCAAGGCGGCTTAATGCGCGGCAGGTATCTTGAGCGAACGGCTACTTCGGGGCCTGCGGCATTGCCGAAGAATGATGATCGACAATGAGCCACTTGTCCCCGCTCTTGACGTAAGTGAAGCTGTAGCGCGCGGGGAGCTGCTTCGTCTCTCCGTCCTTCTGATACGAAAACGTGTAATAGCCGGTGTTGACCGCCGTATCGCCATACACGCGGATCAACTGCTCGCCGAAGGCAACCTTAAGGCCGGGGAGAGCTTTGAAAGCCGTCACGAAATAATCCTGCATGGCCGCCCGGTCGGCGCGTAGTTTCGGCGACAGCGTTCCCCAGAGCACGGCGTCGTCGGCATAGAGCGCCAACACCTTGTCGGGGTTGTCTTCGCCAAGCGCCGC from Nitrobacteraceae bacterium AZCC 1564 includes these protein-coding regions:
- a CDS encoding imidazolonepropionase-like amidohydrolase (product_source=COG1228; cath_funfam=2.30.40.10,3.20.20.140; cog=COG1228; pfam=PF01979; superfamily=51338,51556) translates to MVSMLPRRPGSAGITAALIFFALVVAVRVAQAQQASPQIQQAGAAVTLFNNVRVFDGTGTALSEPTNVLVRGNLIEKISNSPIPTERSATTTIIDGGGRTLMPGLIDAHWHAMLIRLNPAQAIVGDVGFSNLAAGAEATDTLMRGFTTVRDVGGPVFGLKQAIDAGVIKGPRIYPSGAMITVTSGHGDFRQMSDLPRKLGTLTRMEQIGGSMVADSPDEVRVRVREQLMQGASQIKLTAGGGVSSPHSPLDVTTFTEAELRAAVEAASNWGTYVTTHAFTPEAIRRSVAAGVKCIEHGFLMDEASAKLLAEKDIWLSLQPIAEEMVNNFPEGSVQRVKAGVVFQGIDRTYQFAKKYKLKTAFGTDILFSPALAQRQGELLAMLVKWYTPAEVLAMATGANAQLLAMSGERNPYPGKLGVVQEGALADLLLVDGNPLENIKLIADPAKAFKVIMKDGTIYKNTLTQ
- a CDS encoding hypothetical protein (product_source=Hypo-rule applied; superfamily=103473; transmembrane_helix_parts=Inside_1_11,TMhelix_12_34,Outside_35_43,TMhelix_44_66,Inside_67_70,TMhelix_71_88,Outside_89_102,TMhelix_103_132,Inside_133_142); protein product: MTVQPLVPWVRWTRTGVIGIGLGWVPCLFLWHRFIEHSEVIRAGLIVALFAWSMIFPWLLLLSLLLPTHKLRIVGMPVVFLVWYLTATSPQPFGNLTPESAPWLALWLTTCVAVTLLVPQFTTIAAFVIFVAKDLRKRWMRR
- a CDS encoding hypothetical protein (product_source=Hypo-rule applied; smart=SM00499; superfamily=57783), whose product is MPAYSQHYQHHASHAPMMVCPSCNRLPMQIRNVEPHWNVAKLDVIFECPECCTEVRETVTKQ
- a CDS encoding uncharacterized protein with GYD domain (product_source=COG4274; cog=COG4274; pfam=PF08734), which codes for MTIYISQGRYTSAAIRGMSAKPEDRSEAVAELFAAAGGRLIGWYLTLGHYDWLIIAEAPDEPSMISAVLAASAGGSLTDITTTVALNASDTTKAFQRAGELTRKFRSAGRADYYGVGIAPGEA
- a CDS encoding pimeloyl-ACP methyl ester carboxylesterase (product_source=COG0596; cath_funfam=3.40.50.1820; cleavage_site_network=SignalP-noTM; cog=COG0596; pfam=PF03583; superfamily=53474; transmembrane_helix_parts=Inside_1_11,TMhelix_12_29,Outside_30_412), with product MWTVFRHRSIQFAVTLLVAGCVIASSAASQERISRDMRAAITVRAPDAFYDPPMERPGKPGELLRSEPLKDVTLPQALRGWRILYTTTIDDQTPATAVATVFAPMNMPAGLRPVIMWEHGTTGLLQKCMPSLMSAPAMGIPALDHAARAGWVIVATDYAFAEKGGPHPYMIGEGEARSGLDSVRAARQMQELNLDARTVVWGHSQGGHAALWTGIVGPRYAPDVEIAGIAAIAPPGNMIELLRMNLPVDKRLGPYLAAAYSRFYPDIMFDDAILPDARAAAREMAGLCGVLPLDDPQRIAALAGTFDGRALAIRINAALDARLAQNTAKDPIAAPLVIAQGLSDVVVLPDATKTYVDQRCMAGQRLDYWTFMGMDHGTIVEPGSPLEAPLIAWTIARFADDTQLPGCERKAF
- a CDS encoding UDP-N-acetylenolpyruvoylglucosamine reductase (product_source=COG0812; cath_funfam=3.30.465.10; cog=COG0812; pfam=PF01565,PF08031; superfamily=56176), which codes for MNVFDAAVLSHAETAALMKRVAGPVLMPDDADFQTECATFNLMTPLHPAVAVGAINPADVQAAVRFAAGRELPIAVLATGHQMVCAAKGAVLINMSRMNAVQIDPTRNLARVKGGVRWSQVLNEADKYGLAPVSGTSPTVGVIGYHLGGGASPILGRTHGYASDHIQAIEIVTADGELRQVTASSEPDLFWALRGGKSNFGVVTALEFTLFPIRRFYGGGLFFAGEHAGQVLHCWREWVVNLPTEMSSSIAFLRLPPRPEMPELLRARFVMHVRFSSLRSREEADGVLAPMRAIAPALRDTIAEMPYRDMGSIFMEPPTPVPWVGRSAMLRSFPRQAADALLAVLGPDARTDLRFVELRLLGGALERAPAVPDAVPARCARWSLYGVGGGHPDSAPVFEKQLIALTNAVALWAQQEAMPNLLGEQQGATPQELRAIYGAERYDRLMAIKKRYDPLNLFRVNHNIAPA
- a CDS encoding uncharacterized protein (TIGR02246 family) (product_source=TIGR02246; cog=COG4875; pfam=PF14534; superfamily=54427; tigrfam=TIGR02246) → MLSLKTKSSLKAMRAGIVLGIALVSLVTNALAGPKEDVAAATSSWAAALGEDNPDKVLALYADDAVLWGTLSPKLRADRAAMQDYFVTAFKALPGLKVAFGEQLIRVYGDTAVNTGYYTFSYQKDGETKQLPARYSFTYVKSGDKWLIVDHHSSAMPQAPK